The nucleotide window GACACACGCCAGGCCAGCATTTCCATGGTCCAGCGCCGCCTGAGGATCGGCTACAACCGCGCCGCCCGGATCGTGGAGATGATGGAGCAGGAAGGAATGATCGCCCCCAGCGACGGCACCAGCAAACCGCGCGAGATCTACCTCGACATCATCAATGCCTATCTGAATTCGCAGCTGACCCGCTGAGGAGAGAACCGATGGACGTGATCAAGGCCGCTGCCATACAGTTCAACGTCAAGCAGGGAGAAGTGGATGCCAACCTGGCCTACGTCCGCGAGGCCCTGAAGCGTGTCGCGGATCAGGGGGCACAGCTGGCCGTGCTGCCCGAGATGTGGTCCACCGGCTTTGCCTACCGGAATCTCAATGAACTGGCCCTGCGAACCGAGAGCATCATCGAGGAGTTGCTGACACTCTCCGCGACGCTTAAGCTGGTGATCGTCGGCAGCATGCCGGAGCCCAACGGCGACAAGGTCTTCAATACGGTTTACGTGGCTGACAACGGCCGGCTGGCCGGGGTTTACCGTAAAATCCATCTTTTCTCGCTGCTGGGAGAGAACAAGGCCTTCAGCGGCGGCGACAGCCGGCTCCTGGCCGACACCTCGCTTGGACCGATCGGCGTGATTATCTGCTACGACCTGCGCTTCCCGGAACTCTCCCGCCGACTGGCAGTGGAAGGGGCGCGGGTGATCTGTGTTCCGGCCCAATGGCCCAGGCCGCGCGAAGAGCACTGGCGAACCCTGCTCAGGGCGCGCGCTATCGAAAACCAGCTCTTCGTGGTCTCGGCCAATGCCTGCGGGCCGATCGGCAAACTGGACTTCTTTGGTATGAGCATGGTGATCGACCCGAAGGGGGAGGTGCTGGCCGATGCCGGGGACCAAGACAACGAAGCGTATGCTACCCTCGACATGCAGGCCATGGCCGACTGGCGCGCCAGTATCCCCTGTTTCAACGACCGCCGTCCGGAATGTTACTAACCCAAGCTGTTATTTTTTCAGCTTGACTTGATGGCATCTTGGGTCTAGCTTTTTACACTGAACCAAATTTCTGGAGGTGCCCTGCGTGGCTTTGTTACTCAATGCCGGCATTGTTGTCAAACTGGTCCTGATCCTGCTGGGATTTTTTTCGGTTGTTTCGTGGGCCATTATTCTTTTCAAGTTCGTCCAGGTGCAGCGCGCCAACAGCGAGTCCGACCGTTTCATGGATCTGTTCTGGAAATCCAAACGCTTCGACGCCATCGCCTCCCAAGTGGACCGTTTCGTCAATTCCCCCTTGTCCGTTCTCTTCAATGAAGCCTACGCCGAGCTGAAAAAGGTGGTCGAAGGCAACGGCAAGAGCGCTGAAGGGGGGATGCTCAGCACCGATCTCGGAGGGGTCGAGAATGTCTCCCGTGCCCTGCGCCGCGCCACCAACTCCGAGATCACCCGCCTGGAACGCTACCTGACCTTTCTGGCCACTACCGGCTCCACCTCGCCGTTCATCGGGCTGTTCGGTACGGTCTGGGGCATTATGACCGCCTTCGAGGGTATCGGCAAGACCGGCTCTGCCTCGCTGGCCGTCGTGGCTCCGGGGATCGCCGAGGCGCTGATCGCCACTGCCATCGGCTTGGTGGCCGCTATCCCGGCGGTTATGGCCTACAATCACTTCCAGCACAAAATCCGCGTGCTGAGCAATGAAATGGACAGCTTCTCGACCGAATTCCTGAACATCGTGCAGCGCAACATCGCGGGGAAATGACCATGGCCATGGGAGGACGTAACGATAACAGGCGCGTCATGGCCGACATCAACGTCACACCCCTGGTGGACGTCATGCTGGTGTTGCTGGTGATCTTCATGGTAACCGCCCCGATGATGCAGCAGGGGGTGCAGGTCAATCTGCCCAAGGCCGAAACCAAGGCCATTACCCAGGCAGAGGAAACCGTAGTCGTCACGGTCGACAAGACCGGCAAGGTATTCATCAACAAGGATGAAATTCCCGCCGATGCCCTGCGGGACAAGCTGACCACGATGTTCGCCGGCCGCAGCAAGAAAGAGGTGTTTCTGAAGGCCGACGCTGGGGTGCCCTACGGCGAGGTCGTCAGAACCATGGCCGACATCAAAAGCGCCGGCATCGAACGACTCGGCATGGTAACGGAGCCGGCCCGGAAGTAAAATGACAGTCTGGAAGCCCCAAAAAACCGGCACCGCCCTGAGTGTCGCCCTGATCGTTTCGACCGTCACGCATCTGGCGGTTTTTTTATTGGTGTTCTGGTGGTCCAGCCTGTTCCCGCTGCGGCTGAAAGAGCAGCAGACGTACTTTGTCGAACTCAGCGATCTGCCGGTAGCTGCGCCTCGCTCCGGCCATCCTGTGCAGCAGCAGGAGCAGGTCGCCCACGAGCCTCCGGCACCCCCCAAGGCACCTCCGGCCATGCCCCTGCCACCGCTCGCCAAACCGGCTACCAAGCGTGCCGCAATCGCGACCAAACCGCTGACGATCCCGAAAGCCGCTCCGAAAGCGTCACCCAGGAGCACTGCAGCCGCGCCCGACTCATCGGCTGAATTCGAGGAACGCCTGAACAAGATCCGCAGCAGGAATGAGGCAGAACAGCAGGAAGCAAAGCTGGAGGAATTGCGCCGCAAGGTGACGACAGCGAATGCCCGGTCCGGCATGCCCTCTGCCACGGGCAGCGAAGCCGGCAGCGATTATCTTAATTACATCGCCTCGCGTCTGGCCGAGGTATTCAGCGAACCCCCCAACACCGGCAAGGACCTGTTTGCGCTGATCAAGATCAGGATCACCGGAAAGGGGAGGGTGGAGCTGGTAAAAATCATGAAAAGTTCTGGTAATATTGCTTTTGACAATTATGCGGTCCGCTCGGTGTACGAGGCTGAGAAAAAGTTTCCTCCACCACCGGGCGGAAACTTCGAGTTCATCTTCAAATTCAGGCCGCAGGGGATCACGTCCAGATGAGACTTTTGTTTGTGCTGCTTGTCATCCTGGGGGCCTCACCGGCCCTGGCCGAAGATGGTCGCTATGCCGATGTGATTGCCCGCGGCACCCGCCTGCCGAAACTGGCGGTTGAGGCACCCCACCGCCTCGGTCCTGCAGCGCCCCCTGAGATCGCCAAAGAGCTGAGTGACGTGGCGGTTTTCGACATGAATATGGCCGGCTTGGTCACCGCCGAAGGCAATGACCAGCCTGCCCGTTCAGCAGGGATATCCATGGCGGAGACCGACTTCCTGCCCTGGATGAACTATGATTTCCTGCTGCGCACCGCTTACGACAGTACCGGAGAGGATTTGACGGTCGAGTTCCGGCTGTACGACGTGGTCAACCGCACGCTGATGACCGCCAAGCGCTATCTCGGCAAAAAGAGGGACCTGCGCCGCTTTTCTCATGCCTTTGCCGACGAGATCATGCTGACCATGACCGGTGAGAAAGGCTGTTTCACCACCAGGATCGCCTTCGTCTCTACCCAGACCCGCAACAAGGAAATCGCCATCATGGACTGGGACGGCCACAACCCGCTGCCGCTCACCAGAAACGGCTCAATCAATCTCAATCCTGATTTTTCTCCCGATGGCCGCGAGATTATCTTCACGACCTACAGGAACAACAATCCGGATCTCTACAAACGGGCGCTTTCCAGTACGGGTGAAGTACCGGTCTCCCGGCGTCCGGGGCTCAATGCTACCGGCGCCTGGTCACCGGATGGTGCCAGGATCGCCCTGGTACTGAGCAAGGACGGCAATTCGGAAATCTATACCATTGCCCGGGACGGCGGCGATCCGATTCGCCTTACCACCAATCAGGCCATCGAAGTTTCTCCTGCCTGGTCACCGGATGGCAGCCATATCGCCTTCGTGTCGGACCGACTGGGCAAGCCGCAGATATTCGTCACTGCCGCAAACGGCGGAAGCGTACGGCGCCTGACAACTGCCGGAAATTACAACGTGACCCCGCGCTGGTCTCCCAAGGGGGGGCGCATCGCGTATGCCCGCATGGTCGGCAACGGCTTCCAGATTTTCACCATCAACGCGGACGGCAGCGGAGACACGCAGCTGACCGATACCGGCAGCAATGAAAATCCCGCCTGGTCACCTGACGGGCGTTTCATAGCCTTCAGCTCCAAGCGAAACGGAAGTCAGTCGATCTACGTGATGCGGGCCGATGGGAGCGGGCAGACCAGGGTCGGTCAGGTAAGCGGAAATTCGAGCCAGCCGGCATGGTCGCCGCGCTGACAGCCGTCGAATTTTTTGCGGCGGGAGATGGATTAGCCATTGCATAATGGCCTGTAAAAAGTATAATTTAGTGACTTTTCAGCACATGAGGCTGCAGGGCCTTAAATCCGCGACAACAGAAGGAGATTGCGATGAGACGAGGGACACTGGCAGTACTGGCAGCGCTCGGCATGACGGCTCTGATGGCCGGCGGCTGCGCGAACAAGGAACAGGTCAGATCGGAAGAGCCGGTCGTGAAGACCGATACCACCCGCACCGAAACAGCCAAACCCGAGGCGCAGAAACCGGTGGAAACCGCTCCGGTGGCACCACAGCCTGTCGCTGAAGCGCCGAAACCGGCCGAAAGCGAAGTCGCCGGCAAGCCAGCTGCCGAGGCTGCACTCGAGACCATTTATTTCGATTTCGATAAATCCGATCTCAGCCAGAGCGCCCGCGACACCCTCGGCAGGAATGCCGAAGTCCTGCTGAAGTCCAAACCCAATGCAAAGGCCAGGATCGAAGGGCACTGCGACGAACGTGGATCGGCTGAGTACAACCTTGCTCTGGGTGAGCGCCGCGCCAAATCATCCATGCAGTATCTGGTGACCCTCGGCGTACAGCCCGAGCGGCTCTCGGTAATCAGCTACGGCAAGGAGAAACCTGCTGTGGAAGGTCACGATGACACGGCCTGGGCCAAGAACAGACGAGTCGAGTTCATCATCGTAAAATAGTTTACACAGTTGCCACATCGAGCCGGAACGTGCCCCATCGCGTTCCGGCTTTTCATTTTCAGACTGCACTTCGGACACCGGCAGGGGGGCTATAATGCCCCCCTGAAAGTATCTGGTTAACTGCTCTTGTGGCAGTCCTTGCAACTGGTCGGTCCCTTTTTCATCTCGGTGTGGCAGCCCTTGCAGTTCTTATGTGCCCATTCCTTGCCAAATCCCTCGATTTTTCCGGGACCTTTTTCATGGCATTTCTTGCAGTCTCCGACGGTCGCCATATGGGCCTTGTGATTGAAGGTGACGTCCTTTTTCATCTTGATCGTCTCCGGCGCAGCGGCAAATGCCGTTCCTGCAAAGGCAAGCAGCACAAACATGGCACTGATGGTCTTTTTCATGACAGGACTCCTTTTCTGCATTAAGTAAAATACGTTGTCAAAATCTTAACGGATTTCGATACCGTGTCAAATTACAGGCGCTCTCCGGTCAGCACGTGGTGGAAGCAATGACTGCGCATGCGGGGCTGCGAATCCGGCAGTACGAAATGGGGAATCACACTACTGTCCGGTTAATAATTGAATAAGTTCAACTGGTTATAGTCGAGAGTGCCAGCTTTCTGCTTGAGACCCTCTGTAACCAGTGATGAAATGGGCTTTTTCTCGAATAAGTTGACCTCAAGAATCTGTAGAAAAGTGTATAGCGAGCACGGAATACCGAGTCGTTTTTTGGCGATAGCCACGAGCAGGTACATGCAGAGCCCGACCCATATCTGGCTTTTAACAGCATTTTCGGATGTTCCGTAAAACTTCTTGAATCGCAGGTGCTGCTTGATCCACTTGAAGAACAGCTCCACCTGCCACCTCTGCTTGTAGACGTCAGCAACTGTCTTTGCCGGGATGTCAAAGTTGTTGGTTAGAAATACCAGACGTTTGTTTCGCTCTTTGTCAACATAGCTGACCCGGCGTAGCCGTTCTGGATATCCCTTCTTCGATTTTATCGTTACCAAGGTGATAACCTGGTCGGCCCGTATACCTGTTTCCTTATCTTTTGGTGCAGAGTAGAGGCGCTTGAATTTCAGGTTGTCTTTGGCCCTTATGACGAAGAATGCGCCCTGCTTATGAATTGCGAACAAGCGTGCATAATCAACATAGCCGCGATCCATGGTATAGATGGCATCTTCTTGAACCGGCATTCTGTCCAGCAACTTTACATCATTCACTTTGCCGGTGGTAATTGCTACGAATGTCGGGATTATTCCACGCAGGTCAATCAGCGTGTGCATCTTGACCGCTGCCTTGGTTTTCCGGAATTCGGCCCACGGAAACAACGTCAGGCAGAGATCAATAGTCGTAGAGTCAAAAGCAAATAGTGGTTGCTTCAATTCGATGGCAAGCGGATCACCCTTGTAAAGCTCTTGGGCAAGACCGATCAGGATCTGGCCAAAATCCTGAAAGATCCGCCAATCCCTGCGCTCGTTCGCATCGGCAAGCGTCGTGCGGGAGACATCACCACGAAATCCAATGTGGTA belongs to Geobacter sp. SVR and includes:
- the tolQ gene encoding protein TolQ encodes the protein MALLLNAGIVVKLVLILLGFFSVVSWAIILFKFVQVQRANSESDRFMDLFWKSKRFDAIASQVDRFVNSPLSVLFNEAYAELKKVVEGNGKSAEGGMLSTDLGGVENVSRALRRATNSEITRLERYLTFLATTGSTSPFIGLFGTVWGIMTAFEGIGKTGSASLAVVAPGIAEALIATAIGLVAAIPAVMAYNHFQHKIRVLSNEMDSFSTEFLNIVQRNIAGK
- a CDS encoding cell envelope integrity protein TolA, coding for MTVWKPQKTGTALSVALIVSTVTHLAVFLLVFWWSSLFPLRLKEQQTYFVELSDLPVAAPRSGHPVQQQEQVAHEPPAPPKAPPAMPLPPLAKPATKRAAIATKPLTIPKAAPKASPRSTAAAPDSSAEFEERLNKIRSRNEAEQQEAKLEELRRKVTTANARSGMPSATGSEAGSDYLNYIASRLAEVFSEPPNTGKDLFALIKIRITGKGRVELVKIMKSSGNIAFDNYAVRSVYEAEKKFPPPPGGNFEFIFKFRPQGITSR
- the pal gene encoding peptidoglycan-associated lipoprotein Pal; translated protein: MRRGTLAVLAALGMTALMAGGCANKEQVRSEEPVVKTDTTRTETAKPEAQKPVETAPVAPQPVAEAPKPAESEVAGKPAAEAALETIYFDFDKSDLSQSARDTLGRNAEVLLKSKPNAKARIEGHCDERGSAEYNLALGERRAKSSMQYLVTLGVQPERLSVISYGKEKPAVEGHDDTAWAKNRRVEFIIVK
- the tolB gene encoding Tol-Pal system beta propeller repeat protein TolB → MRLLFVLLVILGASPALAEDGRYADVIARGTRLPKLAVEAPHRLGPAAPPEIAKELSDVAVFDMNMAGLVTAEGNDQPARSAGISMAETDFLPWMNYDFLLRTAYDSTGEDLTVEFRLYDVVNRTLMTAKRYLGKKRDLRRFSHAFADEIMLTMTGEKGCFTTRIAFVSTQTRNKEIAIMDWDGHNPLPLTRNGSINLNPDFSPDGREIIFTTYRNNNPDLYKRALSSTGEVPVSRRPGLNATGAWSPDGARIALVLSKDGNSEIYTIARDGGDPIRLTTNQAIEVSPAWSPDGSHIAFVSDRLGKPQIFVTAANGGSVRRLTTAGNYNVTPRWSPKGGRIAYARMVGNGFQIFTINADGSGDTQLTDTGSNENPAWSPDGRFIAFSSKRNGSQSIYVMRADGSGQTRVGQVSGNSSQPAWSPR
- the tolR gene encoding protein TolR gives rise to the protein MAMGGRNDNRRVMADINVTPLVDVMLVLLVIFMVTAPMMQQGVQVNLPKAETKAITQAEETVVVTVDKTGKVFINKDEIPADALRDKLTTMFAGRSKKEVFLKADAGVPYGEVVRTMADIKSAGIERLGMVTEPARK
- a CDS encoding carbon-nitrogen family hydrolase, whose amino-acid sequence is MDVIKAAAIQFNVKQGEVDANLAYVREALKRVADQGAQLAVLPEMWSTGFAYRNLNELALRTESIIEELLTLSATLKLVIVGSMPEPNGDKVFNTVYVADNGRLAGVYRKIHLFSLLGENKAFSGGDSRLLADTSLGPIGVIICYDLRFPELSRRLAVEGARVICVPAQWPRPREEHWRTLLRARAIENQLFVVSANACGPIGKLDFFGMSMVIDPKGEVLADAGDQDNEAYATLDMQAMADWRASIPCFNDRRPECY
- a CDS encoding cytochrome c7, which produces MKKTISAMFVLLAFAGTAFAAAPETIKMKKDVTFNHKAHMATVGDCKKCHEKGPGKIEGFGKEWAHKNCKGCHTEMKKGPTSCKDCHKSS
- a CDS encoding IS4 family transposase; protein product: MNSGHTVFRQLLQYLPRHEFNVCVHRYRGEYWAKSFSTFDQFLCLAYAQMTGRESLRDIETCLNSHQEKLYHIGFRGDVSRTTLADANERRDWRIFQDFGQILIGLAQELYKGDPLAIELKQPLFAFDSTTIDLCLTLFPWAEFRKTKAAVKMHTLIDLRGIIPTFVAITTGKVNDVKLLDRMPVQEDAIYTMDRGYVDYARLFAIHKQGAFFVIRAKDNLKFKRLYSAPKDKETGIRADQVITLVTIKSKKGYPERLRRVSYVDKERNKRLVFLTNNFDIPAKTVADVYKQRWQVELFFKWIKQHLRFKKFYGTSENAVKSQIWVGLCMYLLVAIAKKRLGIPCSLYTFLQILEVNLFEKKPISSLVTEGLKQKAGTLDYNQLNLFNY